The following proteins come from a genomic window of Ilumatobacter coccineus YM16-304:
- a CDS encoding ArsA family ATPase — protein sequence MSQRDLDSLLASREMILVAGSGGVGKTTVAAAMGIAAVQRHAGKVLVLTVDPARRLATALGLEAFGNTPVRIDPKALKRAGITARGELHVAMLDTKAGWDELIERHAPDHATRDAVLANPLYQNITGRFVRSHDYLAMEQLHDLHATGEYDLVIVDTPPSRNALTILDAPSQMAEFFGSRLLRWLTVPYRSRLFTVASKPFYKVADGVLGSRFLQDIADFFILFQAMEKGFVTRARMVEALLVDPRTAFVIVSTLETAPSHEAAFLARELEDRHMPLGAIIANRVLPSDLAESQSRRAAEALLAAVADNDSTLAHDVADAFVDGAPADADVKRVRRVLRQLATRFDDLSMVAAREADRRAELAEIAPLMLDIPWLSGDIHDLAGLQNLAEYLRD from the coding sequence ATGAGCCAGCGCGACCTCGACTCCCTGCTCGCCAGCCGCGAGATGATCCTGGTGGCCGGGTCGGGCGGCGTCGGCAAGACCACCGTCGCCGCCGCGATGGGCATCGCCGCGGTACAACGCCATGCCGGCAAGGTGCTCGTCCTCACCGTCGACCCGGCACGTCGCTTGGCCACGGCACTCGGTCTCGAAGCTTTCGGCAACACGCCCGTACGCATCGACCCCAAGGCGCTGAAGCGGGCCGGCATCACCGCCCGCGGTGAGCTCCACGTGGCGATGCTCGACACGAAGGCCGGGTGGGACGAACTCATCGAGCGGCATGCCCCCGATCACGCCACGCGCGACGCGGTACTCGCCAATCCGCTCTACCAGAACATCACCGGTCGCTTCGTGCGCAGTCACGACTACCTGGCGATGGAGCAGCTGCACGATCTGCACGCCACCGGCGAGTACGACCTCGTCATCGTCGACACGCCGCCGTCGCGCAACGCGCTCACGATCCTCGATGCTCCGAGTCAGATGGCCGAGTTCTTCGGGAGTCGCTTGCTTCGTTGGCTCACGGTGCCGTACCGCTCGCGGCTGTTCACCGTCGCTTCCAAGCCGTTCTACAAGGTCGCCGACGGCGTGCTCGGCTCCCGCTTCCTGCAAGACATCGCCGACTTCTTCATCCTGTTCCAGGCGATGGAGAAGGGGTTCGTCACACGCGCCCGAATGGTCGAGGCGCTGCTCGTCGATCCGCGTACCGCGTTCGTCATCGTGTCGACCCTCGAAACGGCGCCGAGCCACGAAGCGGCATTCCTCGCCCGCGAACTCGAAGACCGCCACATGCCGCTGGGGGCGATCATCGCCAACCGCGTCCTCCCGTCCGATCTGGCCGAGTCGCAGTCGCGCCGTGCCGCCGAAGCACTGCTCGCCGCCGTCGCCGACAACGACTCCACGCTCGCCCACGACGTGGCCGACGCATTCGTCGACGGAGCGCCGGCCGACGCCGACGTCAAGCGCGTGCGGCGGGTGTTGCGCCAGCTCGCGACGCGCTTCGACGACCTGTCGATGGTGGCGGCACGCGAAGCCGACCGGCGGGCAGAACTGGCCGAGATCGCCCCGCTGATGCTCGACATCCCGTGGCTGTCGGGCGACATCCACGACCTCGCCGGACTCCAGAATTTGGCGGAGTACCTGCGCGACTGA
- a CDS encoding DUF3107 domain-containing protein — translation MDVRIGVTQAPREISIELGDDADRADLKARIEAALSGASDVLAITDKRGNESFVPSAKIAYVELGSQEGGRSIGFGS, via the coding sequence GTGGACGTACGCATCGGAGTGACCCAGGCCCCTCGTGAGATCAGCATCGAACTCGGCGACGACGCCGATCGTGCCGATCTGAAGGCTCGCATCGAAGCGGCGCTGTCGGGAGCCTCCGACGTGCTGGCCATCACCGACAAGCGTGGCAACGAGTCGTTCGTCCCGTCGGCGAAGATCGCCTACGTCGAACTCGGCTCCCAGGAGGGCGGCCGTTCCATCGGCTTCGGTAGCTGA
- a CDS encoding YncE family protein encodes MSRRTLISATVAVTLAASGVAVGTQFASGAGESSESIFVSITPCRLVDTRPGDINVGPRDTKIGPDETATFTAWGTGDADSPCDIPATATAIATNTVAIAPTARSFMTLYPADVDNPGTANLNYTAGQAPTPNAANVPLSATGTFNVFNAFGEVHVVIDVNGYYQPSSNVGPQGPTGPQGNAGRNGVNGSVGPDARDGVSNRISDEQIAELRWFEDPADPVTIAVESRPKAFASDGTYLFVTTTDGVIVIDPSTNEQVDADPTTPGTQPIALDPGSGPLGIAYGNGRLYTANINFHTVSVIDPTTLQRDGADIVLDPSTLPADLAVGDTQLVVSLNASDQVAVIDLATRAVELVSVGTEPEQVVIVGNEAWVSGYDGNIAIVELDSLSTPAGFVSVGTSITGMIGTGDYVWATNGGEGSVNKVEVASRQVVDIDPGIGTGIPASPAPRELAYDGRWLYLTEATADTVMVIDPVTHTVVGSVPVDDPEDIYFDGTSVWVSNPAANTIQRLLPR; translated from the coding sequence ATGAGTCGCCGCACACTCATCTCCGCAACGGTCGCTGTGACCCTGGCCGCGTCGGGTGTCGCCGTCGGCACGCAGTTCGCCTCGGGCGCCGGTGAATCATCGGAATCGATCTTCGTCTCGATCACCCCGTGCCGACTCGTCGACACCCGACCCGGCGACATCAACGTCGGCCCACGCGACACCAAGATCGGCCCCGACGAAACCGCGACCTTCACAGCGTGGGGCACCGGCGACGCCGACTCCCCCTGCGACATCCCGGCAACCGCCACCGCGATCGCGACCAACACCGTTGCCATCGCCCCCACCGCACGCAGCTTCATGACGCTCTACCCGGCAGACGTCGACAACCCCGGCACCGCCAACCTCAACTACACCGCCGGCCAAGCGCCTACTCCCAACGCCGCCAACGTCCCCCTGTCGGCCACCGGCACGTTCAACGTCTTCAACGCCTTCGGCGAGGTCCATGTCGTCATCGACGTCAACGGCTACTACCAACCGTCGTCGAACGTCGGGCCGCAGGGTCCGACCGGACCGCAGGGCAATGCCGGACGAAACGGCGTCAACGGCTCCGTCGGCCCCGACGCCAGGGATGGCGTCTCGAACCGCATCAGCGACGAGCAGATCGCCGAACTGCGCTGGTTCGAGGATCCCGCCGACCCCGTCACTATCGCTGTCGAATCTCGACCGAAAGCCTTCGCGTCCGACGGGACGTACCTGTTCGTCACCACAACCGACGGCGTGATCGTGATCGACCCGTCCACGAACGAGCAGGTCGATGCCGACCCGACGACGCCGGGGACCCAACCCATCGCCCTCGATCCCGGATCCGGACCGCTCGGGATCGCCTACGGCAACGGCCGGCTGTACACGGCGAACATCAACTTCCACACCGTCAGCGTCATCGACCCGACAACGCTGCAGCGCGACGGCGCAGACATCGTGCTGGATCCATCGACCCTCCCTGCGGATCTCGCCGTCGGCGACACGCAGTTGGTCGTCTCACTCAACGCCAGCGACCAGGTCGCCGTCATCGACCTCGCGACGCGCGCCGTCGAGTTGGTCTCCGTCGGCACCGAACCCGAGCAGGTCGTCATCGTCGGCAACGAGGCCTGGGTGTCGGGCTATGACGGCAACATCGCGATCGTCGAACTGGATTCGCTCTCGACCCCCGCCGGCTTCGTGTCGGTCGGCACCAGCATCACCGGAATGATCGGCACAGGCGACTACGTCTGGGCAACGAACGGAGGCGAGGGCTCGGTGAACAAGGTCGAGGTCGCAAGCCGTCAGGTCGTCGACATCGACCCTGGCATCGGTACCGGGATTCCCGCCTCGCCCGCTCCACGAGAACTCGCCTACGACGGTCGGTGGCTGTACCTCACGGAGGCCACCGCGGACACGGTCATGGTGATCGACCCGGTCACACACACCGTCGTCGGGTCGGTTCCCGTCGATGACCCTGAAGACATCTACTTCGACGGCACCAGCGTGTGGGTGTCCAACCCTGCAGCCAACACGATCCAACGATTGTTGCCACGATGA
- a CDS encoding YncE family protein, translating into MQGRGWNIAAAASIFAACAVVGTQIASGAGESAESVFVSITPCRLIDTRPGDDVNVGPRATAIGAEETATFTAWGSGDADSPCDIPATATAIATNTVAIAPTARSFMTLYPAGVDNPGTANLNYTAGQAPTPNAANVPLSASGEFNVFNAFGTVHVVIDVNGFFQPSDDVGAKGPQGDQGPTGPDGTDGAVGPAGASGDPYRFDPADMRDERWELDPAKPATIGPTGDVPHAMVTDGDVVYVANFSNTGSSEVTVIDPGTNSVVARVPVDGYTNDLHVHDGLVYVAVGHPDGVSPGTVRTIDPATRAFTGTSVTVGVIPAGMTVVDDVLFVANAASNSVSVVDLASGTVVATISVGASPRGVARSATDVYVANALGNTVSVIDPNDLGSGATSITVGLGPNDVAYGAGQIWVANTNFANTSGESSVSVIDPSTNTVTNTILLGEPTSPTAVAFDGTSVYLANYYSNTVDVIDPLFQTVVGTIPVGAGPWGAMFDGTSVWVSNSLDNTVQRILPR; encoded by the coding sequence GTGCAGGGACGGGGGTGGAACATCGCGGCGGCCGCGTCGATCTTCGCTGCCTGCGCTGTCGTCGGCACGCAGATCGCCTCGGGTGCCGGCGAGTCGGCCGAGTCGGTGTTCGTGTCGATCACCCCCTGCCGCCTCATCGACACCCGACCTGGTGACGATGTCAACGTCGGCCCGCGTGCAACCGCCATCGGCGCCGAGGAGACGGCCACCTTCACGGCGTGGGGTTCCGGCGACGCCGACTCGCCCTGCGACATCCCCGCGACCGCGACGGCGATCGCCACCAACACCGTCGCCATCGCCCCCACCGCACGCAGCTTCATGACGCTCTACCCGGCCGGCGTCGACAACCCCGGCACCGCCAACCTCAACTACACCGCCGGCCAGGCTCCCACTCCCAACGCCGCGAACGTGCCGCTGTCGGCGAGCGGTGAGTTCAACGTGTTCAACGCGTTCGGCACGGTCCACGTCGTGATCGACGTCAACGGGTTCTTCCAACCGAGCGACGACGTCGGCGCGAAGGGCCCGCAGGGAGACCAGGGTCCCACCGGGCCCGACGGAACCGATGGTGCGGTCGGACCCGCTGGTGCCTCTGGCGACCCCTACCGATTCGACCCGGCTGACATGCGCGACGAACGGTGGGAACTCGACCCCGCCAAGCCGGCCACCATCGGGCCCACCGGCGACGTCCCGCATGCGATGGTCACCGATGGCGACGTGGTCTACGTGGCCAACTTCAGCAACACCGGTAGCAGCGAGGTGACGGTGATCGACCCCGGCACGAACTCCGTGGTCGCCCGAGTGCCGGTCGACGGTTACACCAATGATCTCCACGTGCACGACGGACTCGTCTACGTCGCTGTCGGTCACCCGGATGGCGTCTCGCCCGGAACGGTGCGCACGATCGATCCGGCGACGCGGGCGTTCACCGGCACGTCGGTCACCGTCGGGGTCATCCCGGCCGGCATGACGGTGGTCGACGACGTGCTGTTCGTCGCCAACGCCGCCAGCAACTCGGTGAGCGTGGTCGACCTCGCCAGCGGGACGGTCGTCGCAACGATCTCGGTCGGCGCGTCGCCACGCGGTGTCGCCCGCTCGGCGACCGACGTCTACGTGGCGAACGCGCTCGGCAACACCGTGTCGGTGATCGACCCGAACGACCTCGGATCGGGAGCGACGTCGATCACGGTCGGCCTCGGTCCCAACGATGTCGCCTACGGCGCCGGCCAGATCTGGGTCGCCAACACCAACTTCGCCAACACCTCGGGCGAGAGCAGCGTGTCGGTCATCGACCCTTCGACGAACACCGTGACGAACACGATCCTCCTCGGAGAACCGACCTCGCCGACCGCCGTTGCCTTCGACGGCACGTCGGTCTACCTCGCCAACTACTACTCCAACACGGTCGATGTGATCGATCCGCTGTTCCAGACCGTCGTCGGAACGATTCCCGTCGGCGCTGGGCCGTGGGGAGCCATGTTCGACGGCACCAGTGTCTGGGTGTCGAACTCCTTGGACAACACGGTGCAGAGGATTCTTCCGCGATGA
- a CDS encoding collagen-like protein, translating to MMSTRLAQLTTVAALAVTGAVIGTQFVSGAGESSESIFVSITPCRLVDTRPGDINVGPRDTKIGPDETATFTAWGTGDADSPCDIPATATAIATNTVAIAPTARSFMTLYPGDVDNPGTANLNYTAGQAPTPNAANVPLSPTGTFNVFNAFGDVHVVIDINGYYQPATSDAPAGDPGPKGDPGQPGATGAQGPPGDAPDPNRMPLDDILEGRWDRDPGRFRTYDVTGLQSEAVWSDGTDLLIGFNGGIERLAIDTGATLAAGSASPAQGRARDITVFGDDVYVTAFDPSSPFSSPGSIQRFDLATLAPIGAPIAAPTGAEYAAVANGRLYVGGSVDSFVTVVDLATGQQVDANPSTPGVVDDIGLAAPTRGIAAVGTDVFVAINSAADQMVEIDADLDVQTLTGIAEDFHHLASDGTLLYGWDIDDQVMRTMDPTTGLEVGSAFAIGASVDVGPIEYDGRWLYVGNPTEAEIIIVDPTTRSKVGAIPDISPRSMHFDGASLWSAGYVVARHLPL from the coding sequence ATGATGTCGACCCGCCTTGCTCAACTCACCACGGTCGCCGCACTCGCCGTGACCGGTGCCGTGATCGGTACCCAGTTCGTGTCGGGTGCCGGTGAATCGTCGGAATCGATCTTCGTCTCGATCACCCCGTGCCGACTCGTCGACACCCGCCCCGGCGACATCAACGTCGGCCCACGCGACACCAAGATCGGCCCCGACGAAACCGCCACCTTCACCGCGTGGGGCACCGGCGACGCCGACTCCCCCTGCGACATCCCGGCAACCGCCACCGCGATCGCCACCAACACCGTTGCGATCGCTCCCACGGCGCGCAGCTTCATGACGCTGTACCCAGGCGATGTCGACAACCCCGGCACCGCCAACCTGAACTACACCGCGGGCCAAGCCCCCACACCCAACGCCGCCAACGTTCCGCTGTCACCGACGGGCACGTTCAACGTGTTCAACGCGTTCGGCGACGTCCACGTCGTCATCGACATCAACGGCTACTACCAGCCGGCGACGAGCGACGCTCCCGCCGGCGACCCGGGCCCGAAGGGCGACCCTGGGCAACCGGGAGCCACCGGCGCACAAGGCCCTCCCGGTGACGCTCCCGACCCGAACCGGATGCCGCTCGACGACATCCTCGAAGGCCGCTGGGATCGCGACCCCGGCCGATTCCGAACATACGACGTGACAGGGTTGCAGTCGGAGGCCGTGTGGTCCGACGGCACCGACCTCCTGATCGGCTTCAACGGCGGCATCGAGCGACTCGCCATCGACACCGGAGCGACGCTCGCGGCGGGCAGCGCGAGCCCCGCACAGGGCCGTGCACGTGACATCACCGTGTTCGGTGACGACGTCTACGTCACGGCGTTCGATCCGTCGAGTCCGTTCTCGTCGCCCGGTTCGATCCAACGCTTCGACCTGGCCACGCTGGCACCCATCGGCGCGCCGATCGCGGCGCCCACCGGTGCCGAGTACGCGGCCGTGGCCAACGGTCGGCTGTACGTCGGCGGTTCCGTCGACTCGTTCGTCACCGTCGTCGATCTCGCGACGGGTCAGCAGGTCGACGCCAACCCGTCGACGCCTGGTGTCGTCGACGACATCGGCTTGGCGGCCCCCACCCGCGGCATCGCTGCGGTCGGAACCGACGTCTTCGTCGCGATCAACAGCGCCGCCGATCAGATGGTCGAGATCGATGCCGATCTCGACGTGCAGACCCTGACCGGCATCGCCGAGGATTTCCACCACCTGGCCTCCGACGGCACGTTGCTCTACGGCTGGGACATCGATGACCAGGTGATGCGCACGATGGACCCGACCACGGGTCTGGAGGTCGGCTCCGCGTTCGCGATCGGGGCGAGCGTCGACGTCGGACCGATCGAGTACGACGGGCGCTGGCTCTACGTCGGCAACCCGACCGAAGCCGAAATCATCATCGTCGACCCCACCACTCGGAGCAAGGTCGGCGCCATCCCGGACATCTCTCCGCGGTCCATGCACTTCGACGGCGCATCCCTCTGGTCGGCCGGATACGTCGTCGCACGACACCTCCCACTCTGA
- a CDS encoding ArsA family ATPase, which produces MNSLLDLDLLWVTGKGGVGKTTVAAAIAEVAASSGRRVLVCEMDAKGALATAFEVGELEFDPTEVQPNLHAMTMSTEDSLREYLRLFVKIPFLGRIGPLASTFDFVADAAPGVKEILAVGKLCYEVRERHYDLVIVDAEASGHVVSQIGAPKVIADLVQVGLVKDQTQWMLDILEDPTRTGVAVVTTPEEMPVTESIELLEKLTAETGSHPRVVVANRVLPAMFNRREQPIAQRLGEVLPILTDAIGPGVDAVVEAGTIVEARRTIGAGHLDRLRTAIAEFDLTVDDAPLPILTVPELFGRSHGRRVVSLVADSLSDELDV; this is translated from the coding sequence ATGAACTCGCTTCTCGACCTCGACCTTCTCTGGGTGACCGGGAAGGGCGGCGTGGGCAAGACCACCGTGGCGGCCGCCATCGCCGAGGTCGCCGCGTCGTCGGGGCGACGCGTGCTCGTCTGTGAGATGGACGCGAAGGGCGCCCTCGCCACGGCCTTCGAAGTCGGCGAGCTCGAGTTCGACCCGACCGAAGTGCAGCCGAACCTGCACGCCATGACGATGAGCACCGAGGACTCCCTGCGCGAGTACCTCCGACTCTTCGTCAAGATCCCGTTCCTCGGACGCATCGGCCCCCTCGCCTCCACGTTCGACTTCGTCGCCGACGCCGCTCCAGGCGTCAAGGAGATCCTGGCCGTCGGCAAGCTCTGCTACGAGGTGCGAGAGCGGCACTACGACCTCGTCATCGTCGACGCCGAAGCCTCCGGCCACGTCGTCAGCCAGATCGGTGCGCCGAAGGTCATCGCCGATCTCGTGCAGGTCGGCCTCGTCAAAGACCAGACCCAGTGGATGCTCGACATCCTCGAAGACCCCACCCGTACGGGTGTCGCCGTGGTCACCACGCCGGAGGAGATGCCGGTGACCGAGTCGATCGAGCTGCTCGAGAAGCTGACCGCCGAAACCGGCAGTCATCCTCGAGTCGTCGTCGCCAACCGCGTGTTGCCGGCCATGTTCAACCGCCGCGAGCAGCCGATCGCCCAGCGGCTCGGCGAGGTGCTGCCGATCCTCACCGACGCGATCGGGCCGGGCGTCGACGCGGTGGTCGAGGCGGGCACGATCGTCGAGGCTCGGCGGACCATCGGCGCCGGACACCTCGATCGTCTCCGCACCGCGATCGCCGAGTTCGACCTCACCGTCGACGACGCGCCACTGCCGATCCTCACCGTCCCCGAACTCTTTGGACGATCACACGGTCGTCGCGTCGTGTCGCTCGTCGCCGACTCCCTGAGTGACGAGCTCGACGTATGA